A genomic segment from Lentisphaera araneosa HTCC2155 encodes:
- a CDS encoding RNA polymerase sigma factor: MSQENHDDILRQAFSYRQILVSYAYTLSCDWNFAQDAFQETLIALHHKVDDLDLETLLPWMKRVVRNKTVDIIRKQSRQTKVQEKMAELIDSNFDGQSHSQTKLEVQAQHKALYSCMQNLRDDARQLILAFYQDRKSCVDLAQELSRSENALRLLLSRTRQTLRICIKNKLEVKS; the protein is encoded by the coding sequence ATGAGCCAAGAAAATCACGATGACATCCTACGACAAGCCTTCTCCTACAGGCAAATACTCGTTTCCTATGCTTATACCCTGAGCTGTGATTGGAACTTTGCCCAAGACGCCTTTCAGGAAACTCTTATTGCCTTACACCATAAAGTTGATGACTTGGATCTGGAAACCTTACTCCCCTGGATGAAACGCGTTGTTCGCAATAAAACTGTGGATATCATTCGCAAGCAAAGCCGTCAAACTAAGGTTCAAGAAAAAATGGCTGAACTCATCGATAGTAATTTTGATGGGCAAAGTCATTCGCAAACAAAACTCGAAGTACAAGCACAACACAAAGCGCTCTATAGCTGCATGCAAAACTTACGCGATGATGCTCGTCAACTCATCCTCGCTTTTTATCAAGATCGAAAATCTTGTGTTGACTTAGCTCAGGAACTCTCCCGCAGCGAGAATGCCCTACGACTTCTCCTCTCGCGCACTCGGCAAACCCTCCGCATTTGTATCAAAAATAAGCTTGAGGTCAAATCGTGA
- a CDS encoding metallophosphoesterase family protein, with amino-acid sequence MKQALIILFFLQSFSFAAVDKIRVVWEENPDSEAIIVWHQKSGENATLHYDFFDHKVDAAAYKNSLKAQKVEEYAGMKTHYLNLNKLKSDTNYYFLIKDSEGQTERYYFRTAPNKPKAFRFIQGGDSRNNHKARQEGNRLVAKLRPLFVSFGGDMTSRGKDEEWQAWLDDWELTYGEDGRIFPIVPTHGNHERQGYIQGIYGTKNRLTYYHCRLGGDLFSLFVLNSEIDAKGGQREYLLKELQKPKATYRLASYHKPMRPHTKKKKEAKHLYDAWANIFYVNKFDILCENDSHVVKRTVAVKPSQEEGNDEGFVADPKGYVKIGEGCWGAPVRKPDDAKSWTIDLGSFNSFDMLDVSEKEITIRTIKFEGQPKVAALKEGDEVFALPKNLNIWQAKGGAEQVIKARK; translated from the coding sequence ATGAAACAAGCACTAATCATTCTATTTTTTCTTCAGAGCTTCAGCTTTGCGGCGGTGGATAAAATTCGCGTAGTATGGGAAGAGAATCCCGATTCTGAAGCGATCATTGTTTGGCATCAAAAATCTGGTGAAAATGCGACCTTACACTACGATTTTTTTGATCATAAGGTTGATGCGGCTGCTTATAAGAATTCCCTAAAAGCTCAAAAGGTAGAAGAGTATGCCGGCATGAAGACGCATTACCTCAATTTAAATAAGCTCAAGAGTGATACGAATTATTACTTTCTAATCAAAGATAGTGAAGGTCAAACAGAACGTTACTACTTTAGAACTGCACCGAATAAACCTAAAGCATTTCGTTTTATTCAGGGTGGTGATTCAAGGAATAATCACAAAGCGAGGCAAGAGGGCAATCGTTTAGTCGCCAAGTTAAGACCACTCTTTGTTTCCTTTGGTGGTGATATGACCAGTCGTGGGAAAGATGAAGAATGGCAAGCTTGGCTCGATGACTGGGAACTCACCTATGGTGAAGATGGTCGTATTTTTCCCATTGTACCAACTCATGGTAATCACGAAAGGCAGGGTTATATCCAAGGGATCTACGGAACCAAAAACCGTTTGACGTATTATCACTGCCGTTTGGGCGGAGATCTCTTTTCACTCTTTGTGTTAAATTCAGAAATTGATGCCAAAGGTGGTCAGAGAGAATATTTATTGAAGGAACTACAAAAGCCCAAAGCGACGTATCGCTTGGCCTCTTACCATAAACCCATGCGTCCTCACACGAAAAAGAAAAAAGAAGCCAAACACCTTTATGATGCTTGGGCCAATATATTTTATGTGAATAAATTCGATATCCTTTGTGAAAACGATAGTCACGTTGTGAAGAGAACTGTTGCGGTGAAACCTAGCCAAGAAGAAGGCAATGATGAAGGTTTTGTAGCTGATCCAAAAGGTTATGTAAAAATCGGAGAAGGTTGCTGGGGTGCACCGGTTAGAAAACCCGATGATGCAAAATCATGGACGATTGATTTAGGGAGTTTTAATAGCTTTGACATGTTGGATGTGAGTGAAAAAGAGATCACGATCCGTACCATTAAATTTGAAGGTCAGCCGAAAGTTGCGGCATTAAAAGAAGGCGACGAGGTATTTGCATTGCCAAAAAACCTAAATATTTGGCAAGCTAAGGGAGGCGCAGAGCAGGTCATCAAAGCAAGGAAGTAA
- a CDS encoding M18 family aminopeptidase has product MRDPQAESLLAYIDASPSPFHAVANTKEQLKAADFTELDESDEWKLEAGGAYYVERSGGSIIAFRLPEIHKEVKFHIVGAHTDSPCFKMKPNAATSVGNYHQWGAETYGGLLKNSWLDRDLHLSGRLTLIINGEMVTKLVSLDSYQFRIPQLAIHLDDNREALKLNAQQHLMPIFGLDKEQDLLQIILDEHKIKATSTEVAAFDLFLHDSQKSAFGGLNDEFIYAPRLDNLAMCHASLEALIKSKPHSAVSMAALFDHEEVGSVSDRGACSSFLPAILERISLSLKGEREAYLAALSRSYLLSADMAHAVHPNYAERHDKDHHPLINHGPVIKHNANQRYATNSETAAYFNLLCQESGIMVQEFVSRNDCPCGSTIGPSVASKLGIKTVDVGNPMLSMHSIREMAGSKDHAKMICVFEEFFCK; this is encoded by the coding sequence ATGAGAGATCCCCAAGCAGAAAGCTTACTGGCGTATATTGATGCGAGTCCAAGCCCCTTTCATGCAGTCGCGAATACGAAAGAACAACTCAAAGCAGCCGACTTTACTGAGTTAGATGAATCTGATGAGTGGAAGCTAGAAGCAGGCGGAGCTTATTATGTGGAGCGTTCGGGTGGGAGTATTATCGCTTTTCGCTTGCCTGAAATCCACAAGGAAGTTAAATTCCATATTGTGGGAGCTCATACGGATAGTCCCTGTTTTAAGATGAAGCCCAATGCGGCGACTTCAGTGGGTAATTACCATCAGTGGGGAGCCGAAACTTATGGTGGACTCTTAAAGAACTCCTGGTTGGATCGAGACTTGCATTTGTCTGGTCGTTTAACTCTGATCATTAATGGTGAGATGGTGACTAAGTTAGTCTCTTTAGATTCTTACCAATTCAGAATTCCTCAGCTGGCGATTCATTTGGATGATAATCGCGAAGCACTCAAGCTCAACGCGCAACAGCACTTGATGCCTATCTTTGGTCTCGATAAAGAGCAAGACCTACTGCAGATCATTTTAGATGAACACAAAATCAAAGCGACGTCAACTGAAGTAGCTGCTTTTGATTTATTTTTGCACGATTCGCAAAAATCGGCATTCGGTGGCTTAAATGACGAATTTATTTATGCGCCACGACTCGATAACCTAGCCATGTGCCACGCGTCCCTTGAAGCTTTGATTAAATCAAAACCACATTCGGCAGTGAGCATGGCTGCGTTATTTGATCACGAAGAAGTGGGTTCCGTTTCTGATCGTGGAGCTTGTTCCAGCTTTTTACCGGCCATTCTCGAACGCATTAGCCTAAGCCTCAAAGGTGAGCGCGAAGCCTACCTTGCCGCTTTGAGTCGTTCTTATTTATTGTCGGCGGACATGGCCCATGCAGTACATCCTAATTATGCAGAAAGACATGACAAGGATCACCACCCACTCATCAATCATGGTCCCGTGATTAAGCACAATGCCAATCAGCGTTACGCAACCAATTCTGAAACCGCAGCTTACTTCAATTTACTTTGCCAGGAAAGTGGTATCATGGTCCAGGAATTTGTTTCTCGCAATGATTGCCCTTGTGGCTCCACTATTGGCCCAAGTGTCGCCAGTAAACTTGGAATCAAAACAGTAGACGTGGGCAACCCAATGCTGTCGATGCACTCAATTCGTGAAATGGCTGGATCAAAAGATCACGCGAAAATGATCTGTGTTTTTGAGGAGTTTTTCTGCAAATGA
- a CDS encoding dihydroorotate dehydrogenase — MIGLAKIEHKLRPSLAKLLPPSLFMKVYSSGRNKFIKDLAALQLDPVKGDFNPTELCGLKFRNDLGNAAGLDKDGSLLDFNYNLGAGFAVVGTVLDKPHTGNLFNAFGKERNPWAPLPNSHSALNSLGLPSLGVDVAVDNIKAFQDRVQPQDFPIGVSIMGHPAQEGEVKLQGVLDCVKKSLPVADFIEINESCPNVKGHDSSAMYERISAVMDVATDQVPIFIKLGSLDHAEEVLAKFAEMKVAGVVLLNTQRDYDFYRPKLDKGDHKVFDFYTKEFSGGLSGTIIRQTALDAVKEAKAIIEQQKLDLKLIHVGGIGNNQDVCESRKYAELREWYSLFMERLFELPADQIYKHLTKA, encoded by the coding sequence ATGATTGGTCTCGCAAAAATAGAGCACAAACTGAGGCCGAGTCTCGCAAAGCTATTGCCCCCAAGTCTTTTTATGAAAGTCTACTCCAGTGGTCGCAACAAGTTTATTAAGGACTTAGCGGCACTTCAGCTCGATCCAGTTAAGGGTGACTTTAATCCCACGGAACTCTGTGGACTTAAATTCCGCAATGACTTAGGCAATGCCGCGGGTTTAGATAAGGATGGCTCACTTTTAGACTTTAATTATAATTTAGGCGCGGGTTTTGCCGTGGTGGGTACGGTTCTCGATAAACCTCATACAGGTAACCTCTTCAATGCTTTTGGCAAAGAACGCAATCCCTGGGCGCCTTTGCCTAATAGTCATTCAGCCTTGAATTCACTTGGCTTGCCGAGTTTAGGTGTCGATGTGGCGGTAGACAATATCAAAGCTTTCCAAGATCGTGTTCAGCCACAAGATTTTCCCATTGGCGTCAGCATTATGGGGCACCCTGCACAAGAGGGTGAAGTCAAATTACAGGGTGTCTTGGATTGCGTTAAAAAATCTTTGCCCGTGGCGGATTTTATCGAAATCAATGAATCTTGCCCCAATGTGAAAGGCCATGATTCTAGTGCGATGTATGAGCGCATTTCAGCGGTGATGGATGTGGCCACGGATCAAGTGCCCATTTTTATTAAATTGGGTAGCCTCGACCACGCAGAAGAAGTTCTTGCGAAGTTCGCAGAAATGAAAGTGGCGGGTGTGGTACTGCTCAATACGCAACGCGATTATGATTTTTACCGCCCTAAGCTCGATAAGGGCGATCACAAAGTATTTGATTTCTACACCAAGGAATTTAGTGGTGGACTTTCGGGCACAATTATTCGCCAAACAGCTCTAGATGCAGTGAAAGAAGCCAAAGCGATTATCGAGCAGCAAAAGCTCGACTTAAAACTCATTCACGTGGGTGGCATTGGCAACAATCAAGATGTTTGCGAAAGTCGCAAATATGCCGAGCTTCGTGAATGGTACTCGCTCTTTATGGAGCGTCTCTTTGAATTGCCGGCGGATCAAATTTACAAGCACTTGACCAAGGCCTAA
- a CDS encoding zinc-binding alcohol dehydrogenase family protein, which produces MKAVGYKSAGAIDRADALEDITLEVPQASGYDLLVEVKAISVNPVDYKIRQNRNPEEGHYAVIGWDASGIVKAVGDKVKLFKPGDRVWYAGDLTRQGSNAEFQLVDERIVGKMPNSQGFETAAALPLTTLTAWEMLFDRLQVEKDNANKSILVIGAAGGVGSIMVQLIKQVTKLQLIATASRPDTVSWLEDLGVEKIINHCNKLSDEFESHDLTEVDYVVSLNRTDLHFPEIVKVIKPQGKFGLIDDPAELDIKELKAKSISLHWEFMYTRSMFQTDDMLEQHKILTQVAEMIDQGKLKTTLGEHFGTINAENLRRAHKLLESGKSKGKIVLEGF; this is translated from the coding sequence ATGAAAGCAGTTGGCTATAAATCAGCAGGAGCGATTGATCGCGCGGATGCACTCGAAGATATTACTTTAGAAGTGCCACAAGCAAGTGGATATGACCTTTTGGTAGAAGTTAAAGCGATTTCGGTAAATCCAGTGGATTATAAAATTCGTCAGAACCGCAATCCAGAAGAGGGGCATTACGCCGTCATTGGCTGGGATGCCAGTGGTATAGTCAAGGCAGTGGGGGATAAAGTAAAATTGTTCAAACCTGGAGATCGGGTCTGGTATGCAGGAGATCTAACACGTCAGGGAAGCAATGCGGAGTTTCAGTTAGTCGATGAAAGAATCGTGGGCAAGATGCCGAATTCACAGGGATTTGAGACAGCGGCAGCGCTACCACTCACAACACTCACCGCATGGGAAATGCTCTTTGATCGACTGCAAGTGGAAAAAGATAATGCAAATAAAAGTATTTTAGTCATTGGAGCCGCGGGTGGTGTTGGCTCAATTATGGTGCAACTAATCAAGCAAGTCACCAAGCTACAATTAATTGCCACGGCTTCACGACCCGACACGGTATCGTGGTTAGAAGATTTGGGAGTGGAAAAAATTATTAATCATTGTAATAAGCTCAGTGATGAGTTTGAATCGCATGACTTAACTGAAGTTGATTATGTGGTCAGCCTAAATCGCACCGACTTACACTTTCCAGAAATCGTCAAAGTCATTAAGCCTCAAGGTAAGTTTGGTTTGATTGATGACCCAGCTGAGCTCGATATTAAAGAATTGAAAGCCAAATCAATTTCCTTGCATTGGGAATTTATGTACACACGATCCATGTTCCAAACCGACGACATGCTCGAGCAGCACAAGATTCTCACACAAGTTGCTGAAATGATTGATCAAGGCAAGCTGAAAACTACGCTAGGGGAACATTTCGGCACAATCAACGCAGAAAATTTGCGAAGAGCGCACAAATTACTTGAATCGGGAAAGTCAAAAGGGAAAATAGTTCTAGAAGGCTTTTGA
- a CDS encoding sugar O-acetyltransferase translates to MTEKEKMLAGKLFDPADTQLFDERQNARRLCRLLNESTETEMDKRKAILKELFKSNEEPPWIELPFRCDYGSNISFGKKVFLNFDCVILDTAKIHIGDYVLIGPKVQITAPQHPIDPEQRRTYFETSAEINIHNDVWLGSGSIICPGVTIGEGSVIGAGSVVTKDIPAGVVAVGNPCKVLRPICPEDKVSPQ, encoded by the coding sequence ATGACTGAAAAAGAAAAAATGTTAGCGGGCAAACTTTTTGATCCAGCGGATACGCAATTATTTGACGAACGACAAAATGCCCGTCGCCTTTGTCGTCTGCTCAATGAATCCACTGAGACCGAAATGGACAAGCGTAAAGCGATCCTTAAAGAACTCTTTAAAAGTAATGAAGAGCCACCCTGGATTGAGTTGCCCTTTCGTTGTGATTATGGCTCGAATATTAGCTTTGGTAAAAAAGTCTTCCTCAACTTTGACTGCGTTATTTTAGATACGGCCAAAATCCACATAGGAGATTACGTCCTCATCGGTCCCAAGGTGCAAATTACAGCGCCGCAACACCCTATCGATCCGGAGCAACGCAGGACCTACTTTGAAACCTCAGCCGAAATTAATATTCACAATGATGTGTGGCTTGGGAGTGGGTCGATTATCTGCCCAGGAGTAACAATTGGCGAAGGCAGTGTGATTGGTGCCGGAAGTGTGGTGACAAAAGATATTCCAGCAGGTGTTGTGGCCGTAGGCAATCCTTGTAAGGTTTTACGTCCTATTTGCCCAGAGGATAAAGTTTCACCTCAATAA
- a CDS encoding metallophosphoesterase: MQNQEINFAVIADVQYSDEDNLELCHFRQSPEKLYDAVSDINQSDAQFTVQLGDFINQYEKSYEIVLPIWDELLKPSRHVLGNHDLMVSDQFKQKVAPLLGLQKTWYSESLNDWRFIYLDGNDISFSASCEGTAEYEEVEKYYQAHGAPSPRWNGALGEEQLQWLENELQIATRSEQKAMIFCHFAVYPFSEFCLWNAPYIVSIIDKYTCVKAWFNGHEHDGNYQQRNHCHYLSFKGMVDTDESSFAFVSLKEESIEITGMGREISRSLAIAEPIPDELLTSPHKKAKTARKPPKFLV; encoded by the coding sequence ATGCAAAACCAAGAGATTAATTTTGCCGTCATTGCCGATGTGCAATACTCTGATGAAGATAATTTAGAACTCTGCCATTTCCGTCAATCTCCTGAGAAACTCTATGATGCCGTAAGCGACATCAATCAAAGTGATGCCCAGTTTACCGTTCAACTTGGCGACTTTATTAACCAGTATGAGAAGTCCTACGAAATCGTTCTTCCCATTTGGGATGAACTGCTAAAGCCTTCTCGTCATGTACTTGGCAATCACGACCTCATGGTGAGCGATCAATTCAAACAAAAAGTCGCCCCACTCTTAGGTCTTCAGAAAACTTGGTATAGCGAATCCCTTAATGACTGGCGTTTTATTTACTTAGACGGTAATGACATCAGCTTCAGCGCCAGCTGCGAAGGTACCGCTGAGTATGAAGAAGTCGAAAAGTATTATCAAGCTCACGGTGCTCCTAGCCCGAGATGGAATGGCGCACTTGGTGAAGAGCAATTGCAATGGTTAGAAAATGAGTTGCAAATCGCTACAAGATCCGAGCAAAAGGCAATGATTTTTTGTCACTTTGCCGTCTACCCCTTTTCAGAATTCTGTCTATGGAATGCCCCTTATATTGTCTCTATTATTGACAAGTACACTTGTGTTAAAGCCTGGTTCAATGGTCATGAGCACGATGGAAACTACCAACAGCGCAATCATTGCCATTACCTAAGTTTTAAAGGCATGGTTGATACAGATGAAAGCTCTTTTGCTTTTGTGAGTTTAAAGGAAGAAAGTATTGAAATAACAGGCATGGGCCGAGAGATCAGCCGCAGCTTAGCCATCGCTGAACCCATACCCGATGAACTTCTTACAAGTCCTCATAAGAAGGCAAAGACTGCCAGAAAACCACCAAAATTCTTAGTTTAA
- a CDS encoding phosphotransferase enzyme family protein: MSKYDLESIMLQFQTSSQFVKSETYGGGHINDTFKIEMKTDDKSPIRFILQRINHLVFKRPDKMMDNISRVTEHLRQKNSSFKKSIYLIKTLDDEYYHRDPNGNYWRLYNFIEGGETYDIIESPDQAYEGAKAFGNLQRELADLPGGMLFETIPDFHNTPQRYKNFEQAVIEGLPERIQNAQDEISQAKRLRKYAPAITDLLASGAIPHRVTHNDTKLNNVMLENETHVGVCVIDLDTLMTGSALYDFGDFIRTAGRIGAEDEKDLDQVSFCMKMYKASLRGYLESAGDTLNDVEKDNLAISAIVISYEIGLRFLTDYLMGDTYFKTQHETHNLERARVQFKMAREIKKRLAELNALVKSIN, from the coding sequence ATGAGTAAATATGATTTAGAAAGCATTATGCTTCAGTTTCAGACCTCATCCCAATTTGTAAAAAGTGAAACCTACGGTGGTGGGCACATCAACGATACCTTTAAAATTGAGATGAAAACAGATGATAAAAGCCCTATTCGCTTCATCCTTCAACGCATCAATCACCTCGTCTTTAAACGCCCCGATAAAATGATGGACAATATCAGTCGAGTCACGGAACATTTGCGACAAAAAAATAGTTCTTTTAAAAAAAGCATATACCTCATTAAGACTCTTGATGATGAATATTATCACCGCGACCCCAACGGCAATTACTGGCGCCTTTACAACTTTATTGAAGGGGGAGAAACTTACGACATAATAGAGTCCCCTGATCAAGCTTATGAAGGTGCTAAAGCTTTTGGCAACCTTCAGCGAGAACTTGCAGATCTTCCTGGTGGTATGCTTTTTGAAACGATTCCAGATTTCCACAATACACCACAACGCTACAAAAACTTTGAACAAGCAGTGATCGAAGGGCTTCCTGAGCGAATTCAAAATGCCCAAGATGAAATCAGCCAAGCCAAACGCCTACGTAAATACGCACCGGCTATTACCGACCTGCTCGCTAGTGGAGCCATTCCCCATCGCGTCACTCACAATGATACCAAACTCAATAATGTCATGCTCGAAAACGAAACTCATGTGGGCGTCTGCGTCATTGACCTCGATACACTAATGACGGGCTCGGCTCTTTATGACTTTGGTGACTTCATCAGAACCGCAGGGCGAATTGGAGCTGAAGATGAAAAAGACCTTGATCAAGTGAGTTTTTGCATGAAGATGTACAAAGCTTCTCTCCGTGGGTATTTAGAGAGTGCCGGTGATACTCTCAATGATGTGGAGAAAGATAATTTGGCTATTAGTGCCATCGTGATTAGCTATGAAATAGGCTTACGCTTCCTAACAGATTACCTCATGGGCGATACTTACTTCAAAACTCAGCATGAGACTCATAATCTTGAGCGCGCTCGAGTTCAGTTCAAGATGGCTCGCGAAATAAAAAAACGCTTAGCGGAACTCAATGCGCTCGTGAAAAGCATTAATTAG
- a CDS encoding IS256 family transposase has protein sequence MHHSTQENSSVLLEMIQQVTENGESGMLEAMRVLLNEAMKVERSNSLEADPYERNESRLGYANGYKNKTVNTRLGAMKLNIPQVRGEIDFYPSSLEKGLRSERALMTAMAESYIQGTSTRKVTKLLEKICGLSVSKSQVSRVVTELDESLEKWRNRPLGKYSYLLVDARYEKVRVDKTVRDCALLIAYGIDESGKRSVLGTSVSLSEAEVHWRNFFLSLNARGLHGLKMITSDSHSGLKAALKTVFGSIPWQRCQFHLQQNAGAYVPKKAMRSEVAQDIRDIFNAPSKLEAERLLKLTCLKYEEKASHLSEWMESALPEGFSVFDLERSCWTKLRTTNMVERQNREILRRTRTVSIFPNEASLLRLASAILMELDETWIATKRVYLSV, from the coding sequence ATGCACCACTCTACACAAGAAAACAGTAGCGTCTTATTAGAAATGATCCAACAAGTTACAGAAAACGGCGAAAGCGGAATGCTTGAAGCGATGAGAGTTTTATTAAATGAAGCGATGAAAGTGGAGAGAAGTAATTCTCTTGAAGCTGATCCATATGAACGTAATGAAAGTCGCTTGGGTTATGCTAATGGCTATAAAAATAAAACTGTAAACACTCGACTTGGAGCAATGAAGCTTAATATCCCTCAAGTCAGAGGTGAAATTGATTTTTATCCAAGTTCTTTGGAGAAAGGCTTGCGAAGTGAACGAGCTTTAATGACAGCTATGGCAGAGAGTTATATTCAGGGGACATCGACTAGAAAGGTGACTAAACTTTTAGAGAAAATATGTGGTCTATCTGTAAGTAAATCACAGGTATCCCGTGTGGTAACTGAGCTAGATGAGAGTTTAGAAAAGTGGCGCAACCGTCCTTTAGGTAAATATTCTTATCTTTTGGTGGATGCGAGATACGAGAAGGTTAGAGTAGATAAGACTGTTCGAGATTGTGCTTTACTTATTGCCTATGGAATAGATGAATCAGGAAAACGTTCAGTCCTCGGAACAAGTGTTTCTTTAAGTGAAGCGGAAGTTCATTGGAGGAACTTTTTTCTGTCATTGAATGCTCGAGGACTCCATGGCCTCAAGATGATTACCAGTGATAGTCATTCGGGCCTAAAAGCAGCGTTAAAGACTGTATTTGGTTCTATCCCATGGCAGAGATGTCAATTTCACTTACAGCAAAATGCTGGTGCTTATGTCCCTAAGAAAGCTATGCGCTCAGAAGTAGCTCAAGATATTAGAGATATCTTTAATGCACCTTCAAAGCTTGAGGCTGAAAGGCTTTTAAAGCTTACTTGCTTAAAGTATGAAGAAAAGGCTTCACATTTATCTGAATGGATGGAATCTGCACTTCCTGAAGGCTTTTCTGTATTCGATCTCGAGCGTTCTTGTTGGACAAAACTGAGAACGACCAATATGGTTGAAAGACAGAATCGAGAAATTCTCAGGCGAACTAGAACCGTATCTATATTCCCAAATGAAGCTTCACTTCTTAGATTAGCATCCGCTATTCTTATGGAATTAGATGAAACCTGGATAGCTACAAAAAGAGTTTATCTATCTGTTTAA
- a CDS encoding glycoside hydrolase family 88/105 protein — MFKSLSYLGLMSLVSLCFSCAQNKEVNEKTRPEMQAELLATMEKSHDWMWKNRQSVVGGSRGDWNWTNATWFVGSMELYKISKNPELLQQLKSVGQGLNWTIGDRTPGKDHNLDWYRAEYAKFQNTGDKKIVDAMETAGRKNTTFAANHTIVQVYADMAKIENSDIYLKQTTQVFGQLYNANLDVDMTDHLAVCWSGEWSWCDSLFMSPPAFAKVYAVKGDIRYLDFMNRKWWKTHNLLYDKQQMLFYRDATYFDKKEANGEKVFSSYANAYVMGGLVRVLEVLPEDYPDRAKYLQLFKEMASKVSSLQAEDGFWRPSLLDPMSFPAGESSGTGLFCYALAWGINNGHLNEKVYSPVVKRSINALMRSVNQEGKVGWVQAIGKDPKKIQAGDTEVYGVGAFLLAASEVYKLLGK, encoded by the coding sequence ATGTTTAAAAGTCTATCATACCTAGGCCTTATGAGCCTTGTCTCACTCTGCTTTTCTTGTGCTCAAAACAAGGAAGTTAACGAGAAAACTCGTCCTGAAATGCAAGCAGAATTATTGGCTACCATGGAAAAGTCACATGACTGGATGTGGAAAAATCGTCAGTCGGTGGTTGGTGGAAGCCGCGGTGATTGGAATTGGACCAACGCGACGTGGTTTGTGGGAAGTATGGAACTCTATAAAATCTCGAAAAACCCTGAGCTTTTACAGCAGCTAAAATCAGTCGGTCAGGGACTTAATTGGACCATTGGAGATCGGACTCCAGGAAAAGATCATAATCTCGATTGGTATAGAGCCGAATACGCGAAATTTCAAAATACGGGTGATAAAAAGATTGTCGATGCCATGGAGACCGCAGGTAGAAAAAACACCACTTTCGCAGCTAACCACACTATCGTTCAAGTTTATGCGGATATGGCAAAAATTGAGAATAGCGACATATATCTCAAACAAACGACGCAGGTTTTTGGTCAGCTATATAATGCGAATCTCGATGTAGATATGACAGATCATTTAGCGGTGTGTTGGAGCGGAGAATGGTCTTGGTGTGACTCACTGTTTATGAGTCCTCCCGCCTTTGCAAAGGTCTATGCAGTTAAGGGTGACATTAGATATTTGGATTTTATGAATCGCAAGTGGTGGAAGACCCATAATCTCCTCTACGATAAACAGCAGATGCTTTTTTATCGTGATGCGACTTACTTTGACAAGAAAGAAGCCAATGGAGAAAAAGTTTTTTCTAGTTATGCGAATGCCTATGTTATGGGCGGACTCGTTCGTGTGCTCGAAGTGCTGCCAGAGGATTATCCCGACCGTGCCAAATACCTCCAGCTCTTTAAAGAAATGGCCTCAAAAGTGAGCTCATTACAAGCGGAAGATGGTTTTTGGCGTCCGAGTTTATTAGACCCCATGTCATTCCCTGCTGGCGAGAGCTCAGGTACGGGGCTTTTCTGCTATGCCTTAGCTTGGGGAATCAATAATGGTCACTTGAATGAAAAAGTCTATAGCCCTGTGGTCAAGCGATCCATCAACGCACTTATGCGCAGTGTAAATCAAGAAGGCAAAGTGGGCTGGGTTCAGGCAATTGGTAAAGATCCAAAGAAAATTCAAGCAGGCGATACGGAAGTTTACGGCGTAGGCGCCTTCCTCCTCGCGGCTAGTGAAGTTTATAAATTACTAGGGAAGTAG
- a CDS encoding heme NO-binding domain-containing protein, translated as MYGIINRFFKDFFQQNFGEDEWSKIAKILDIEKLYFMGMKQYPDQITYGIVSVASEKLEIDQEKILYLAGTKWVDFILETEFNYVFKVFGDNLFDFMKNLDNLHFNVTNVIPGIKPPSFKCTNVTQDTLYLHYYSDRPGLDSFVEGLIMGLATFFNKKISITLQNSKDENNDHSIFFVVILGDRT; from the coding sequence ATGTATGGTATTATAAATAGGTTCTTTAAAGATTTTTTTCAGCAAAACTTTGGAGAAGATGAGTGGTCGAAAATCGCTAAAATATTAGATATTGAAAAATTATACTTCATGGGAATGAAGCAATACCCCGATCAAATAACATACGGAATTGTATCAGTAGCGTCTGAAAAGCTTGAGATTGATCAAGAAAAGATTCTCTATCTTGCAGGAACAAAGTGGGTAGATTTTATTTTAGAAACTGAGTTTAATTATGTGTTTAAAGTCTTTGGAGATAATCTTTTTGACTTCATGAAAAATCTTGATAATTTACACTTTAACGTGACAAATGTTATCCCAGGGATTAAACCTCCATCCTTTAAATGTACCAATGTAACACAAGACACTTTGTATCTACATTATTATTCTGATAGACCTGGACTCGATTCATTTGTAGAGGGTTTGATAATGGGCTTAGCGACTTTTTTCAACAAAAAAATTTCTATTACGTTACAAAATTCAAAAGATGAAAACAACGATCATTCTATTTTTTTCGTTGTCATATTAGGTGATCGTACGTGA